One genomic segment of Streptomyces sp. TLI_146 includes these proteins:
- the fxsT gene encoding FxSxx-COOH system tetratricopeptide repeat protein has protein sequence MSDHEGAVEPTLPEPAEESPRVTVLFAGQSQAWADWIGQQLERAGHPAVLIRWDPLHLKPADSALADLLEPPGHILVVLDDWYLRFDSEKYQGWARLLRDTLPQHRDRVAAVSVTAKPLPPAAATLRPIGLRGVGPDEARRRVLECAGTPGRPGAVVLERPIRFPDDRPGIWNAPRRNRQFTGREDAFERVHDILAASGEEGGRVVIHGLSGVGKTQAAMEYVHRFAGEYDIVWWVGAAAKASAREGFAALAPALGLPQGSRLGEVITAVRGALEATGRRWLVVFDGAESPEAVGELIPEGPGHVLVTANSPEWPGLSAQLVQLPPFDREESVAFARRRAERLGEQDADRLAEAVQDLPLLLDQTATWIANNPAASVADYVRGISQGDPHTVSTMPSREYPASFQAAWSKTLNSLHETSAEAWELLKLLAHFSPDSVPLRLLQNARVSDLPPHLAALVTDPSSWNSALRTLSRVTSTPLEYDDPGRLGTRTVGSLRIHRLLHRFVRGSLPEQDHERATATACRVLVAADPRDPAGSHNWPRYAELIPHLEPSGALTSTDPDVRRLVLNCIEYLRVRGEFREGRRLSGLAVESWRPLSGPTDGLVLVATHQLAHMLRQLGEYGRAEELGRDTLRRLMAEGRGGIEVVRAKNGLGGTLMVLGKYAEARALFEEAAGETAALLGDWKVPRLLAIRHNLAVTLALQGHYAKSLSRHEEVLEECISVLGGKDHLTLQAGLYKAQMLRLMGRYGEALTIQEYNHRLHRQILGDDHPQTLTAQHNLALCLRRDGEPERARGLLCEAREAMLRRSDATAFTCDYAMLLRDLGRHEEAHALATEAAAGYEELLGAEHPYTIGAHDNVALVLRETGEHRAARDLSERNLRAFTRVLGHVHPWTLGCAMNAASARAADGDLPGAAELGRSALVRAVTSVGQTHVLAVNLQAGLAQDLRALGRRAQAAELLRDAVTTLTVALGENHRQTAYMRSGARPYWDFEPMPV, from the coding sequence ATGTCCGACCACGAGGGCGCCGTGGAGCCCACGCTGCCCGAGCCGGCCGAGGAGTCACCCCGTGTCACCGTGCTCTTCGCCGGGCAGAGCCAGGCCTGGGCCGACTGGATCGGGCAGCAGCTGGAGCGGGCGGGCCACCCCGCCGTCCTCATACGGTGGGACCCGCTGCACCTGAAGCCCGCCGACTCGGCCCTCGCCGACCTGCTGGAGCCGCCCGGGCACATCCTGGTGGTCCTGGACGACTGGTATCTGCGCTTCGACTCGGAGAAGTACCAGGGCTGGGCGCGGCTGCTGCGCGACACGCTGCCGCAGCACCGCGACCGGGTGGCCGCCGTCAGCGTCACCGCCAAACCGCTGCCGCCCGCCGCGGCCACCCTGCGCCCCATCGGGCTGCGCGGGGTCGGCCCCGACGAGGCGCGCCGCCGGGTCCTGGAGTGCGCCGGGACGCCGGGCCGCCCCGGCGCGGTCGTCCTGGAGCGGCCCATCCGCTTCCCCGACGACCGCCCCGGGATCTGGAACGCGCCGCGCCGCAACCGCCAGTTCACCGGCCGCGAGGACGCCTTCGAGCGGGTCCACGACATCCTGGCCGCCTCCGGCGAGGAGGGCGGCCGGGTGGTGATCCACGGGCTGAGCGGCGTCGGCAAGACCCAGGCCGCGATGGAGTACGTCCACCGGTTCGCGGGTGAGTACGACATCGTCTGGTGGGTCGGCGCCGCCGCCAAGGCCAGCGCCCGCGAGGGGTTCGCGGCGCTCGCACCGGCGCTGGGCCTGCCGCAGGGCAGCCGGCTCGGCGAGGTCATCACGGCCGTGCGCGGGGCCCTGGAGGCGACCGGCCGGCGCTGGCTGGTCGTCTTCGACGGTGCGGAGAGCCCGGAGGCGGTCGGCGAGCTGATCCCGGAGGGCCCCGGGCACGTCCTGGTCACCGCCAACTCGCCCGAGTGGCCCGGCCTGAGCGCCCAGCTGGTGCAGCTGCCGCCGTTCGACCGCGAGGAGAGCGTCGCCTTCGCCCGCCGCCGCGCCGAGCGGCTCGGCGAGCAGGACGCCGACCGGCTCGCCGAGGCCGTCCAGGACCTGCCGCTGCTGCTCGACCAGACCGCCACCTGGATCGCCAACAACCCTGCCGCCTCCGTCGCCGACTATGTACGCGGCATCAGCCAGGGCGACCCGCACACCGTCTCCACCATGCCCTCCCGCGAGTACCCGGCCAGCTTCCAGGCCGCCTGGTCCAAGACGCTCAACAGCCTGCACGAGACCTCCGCCGAGGCCTGGGAGCTGCTGAAGCTCCTCGCCCACTTCTCCCCGGACTCGGTCCCGCTGCGGCTCCTCCAGAACGCCCGGGTCAGCGATCTGCCGCCGCACCTGGCCGCCCTGGTCACCGACCCCAGCAGCTGGAACTCGGCGCTGCGCACGCTCTCCCGGGTGACGTCGACGCCGCTGGAGTACGACGACCCCGGCCGGCTCGGCACCCGTACCGTCGGCTCCCTGCGCATCCACCGGCTGCTGCACCGCTTCGTCCGCGGCAGCCTGCCCGAGCAGGACCACGAGCGGGCCACCGCCACCGCCTGCCGGGTGCTGGTCGCCGCCGACCCGCGCGACCCGGCGGGCTCCCACAACTGGCCGCGGTACGCGGAGCTCATCCCGCACCTGGAGCCGTCCGGCGCGCTCACCTCCACCGACCCGGACGTGCGCCGCCTCGTCCTCAACTGCATCGAGTACCTGCGGGTGCGCGGCGAGTTCCGCGAGGGGCGCCGGCTCAGCGGCCTCGCCGTGGAGTCCTGGCGGCCGCTGTCCGGCCCCACCGACGGCCTCGTCCTGGTCGCCACCCACCAGCTCGCCCATATGTTGCGCCAGTTGGGGGAGTACGGACGTGCCGAGGAGCTGGGCCGCGACACCCTGCGGCGGCTGATGGCGGAGGGCCGCGGCGGCATCGAGGTGGTCCGCGCCAAGAACGGCCTGGGCGGCACGCTGATGGTGCTCGGCAAGTACGCCGAGGCGCGCGCCCTGTTCGAGGAGGCGGCGGGGGAGACCGCTGCCCTGCTCGGCGACTGGAAGGTGCCCCGCCTCCTCGCGATCCGCCACAACCTGGCGGTCACCCTCGCCCTCCAGGGCCACTACGCCAAGTCGCTCTCGCGCCACGAAGAGGTCCTGGAGGAGTGCATCTCGGTCCTCGGCGGCAAGGACCACCTCACCCTCCAGGCCGGGCTGTACAAGGCCCAGATGCTGCGGCTGATGGGCCGGTACGGGGAGGCGCTGACCATCCAGGAGTACAACCACCGCCTGCACCGCCAGATCCTGGGCGACGACCACCCCCAGACGCTCACCGCCCAGCACAACCTGGCCCTGTGCCTGCGCCGCGACGGCGAGCCCGAGCGGGCCAGGGGGCTGCTCTGCGAGGCCCGCGAGGCGATGCTGCGGCGCTCCGACGCGACGGCGTTCACCTGCGACTACGCCATGCTGCTGAGGGATCTGGGCCGCCACGAGGAGGCGCACGCGCTGGCCACCGAGGCGGCCGCCGGATACGAGGAGCTGCTGGGCGCGGAGCACCCGTACACGATCGGCGCGCACGACAACGTGGCACTGGTGCTGCGCGAGACGGGCGAGCACCGCGCCGCCCGCGACCTCTCCGAGCGCAATCTGCGGGCCTTCACCCGGGTGCTCGGCCATGTCCACCCCTGGACGCTGGGGTGCGCCATGAACGCCGCCTCGGCGCGGGCGGCCGACGGCGATCTGCCGGGCGCGGCCGAGCTCGGCCGCTCCGCGCTTGTGCGGGCGGTCACCTCGGTCGGCCAGACGCATGTCCTCGCGGTCAACCTCCAGGCGGGCCTCGCCCAGGACCTGCGGGCGCTCGGCCGCCGGGCCCAGGCCGCCGAGCTGCTCCGGGACGCGGTGACGACACTGACCGTCGCCCTCGGCGAGAACCACCGCCAGACCGCCTACATGAGGAGCGGGGCGCGGCCGTACTGGGACTTCGAGCCGATGCCGGTGTGA
- a CDS encoding acyltransferase, which yields MTQGDTIGAGASAAAADTSHGKRSTRLGRTTGLRTVATRDGWLRPEATRLPSLTGLRFPAALLVFLNHTGLPFPFLRLVKDDDAAMDWFDLTRNAGALGVTFFFVLSGFVLTWAVRETDTIRAFWRRRIVKIYPNYAITWGLAMVLFASAYTPARTAVLNLLMVHVWVPEFDVFSSVNQPSWSLGCELLFYLSFPLLHKIFRRIKAGHLKYWISGVTAAIIATPFFTYLLLPDDPNFPGGQALGARASTHQYWFAYNFPPMRLLDFALGMLVAQAVLHGRWWNIGMTWSGLLLAGSYVWASHVPFLYSQRSMTIVPIIFLIAAAATADARNQFTLFRNRAMIWLGEVSFAFYLVHFVVLAYVRKWLGHEMYSVPQTVGIVLVEFTIALLASWALYALIERPLTRNWSKPRHPKAAAS from the coding sequence ATGACTCAGGGCGACACGATCGGCGCCGGAGCGTCGGCCGCGGCAGCCGACACGTCCCACGGGAAACGGTCCACGCGCCTGGGGAGGACGACCGGGTTACGCACGGTCGCCACCCGGGACGGCTGGCTGCGCCCCGAGGCCACCCGGCTGCCCTCGCTGACCGGACTGCGCTTCCCCGCGGCCCTGCTGGTCTTCCTCAACCACACCGGATTGCCGTTCCCGTTCCTGCGCCTGGTGAAGGACGACGACGCGGCGATGGACTGGTTCGACCTCACCCGGAACGCGGGCGCCCTCGGCGTGACGTTCTTCTTCGTCCTCAGCGGATTCGTCCTCACCTGGGCGGTCCGGGAAACGGACACCATACGCGCCTTCTGGCGTCGCAGGATCGTGAAGATCTACCCGAACTACGCGATCACCTGGGGCCTGGCGATGGTCCTCTTCGCCTCCGCCTATACGCCGGCCAGGACCGCCGTACTGAACCTGCTCATGGTGCACGTATGGGTGCCGGAGTTCGATGTGTTCTCCAGCGTGAACCAGCCCAGTTGGTCGCTGGGCTGCGAATTGCTCTTCTATCTTTCCTTCCCGCTGCTGCACAAGATATTCCGCCGCATCAAGGCCGGGCACCTCAAGTACTGGATATCCGGGGTGACGGCGGCCATCATCGCCACGCCGTTCTTCACCTACCTGCTGCTGCCGGACGACCCCAACTTCCCCGGCGGCCAGGCACTCGGCGCCCGCGCCTCCACGCACCAGTACTGGTTCGCGTACAACTTCCCGCCGATGCGGCTGCTCGACTTCGCGCTCGGCATGCTGGTCGCGCAGGCGGTGCTCCACGGGCGCTGGTGGAACATCGGCATGACCTGGTCGGGCCTGCTGCTGGCCGGGAGCTATGTGTGGGCCTCCCACGTGCCGTTCCTCTACTCGCAGCGGTCCATGACCATCGTCCCGATCATCTTCCTGATCGCGGCCGCCGCCACCGCCGACGCGAGGAACCAATTCACACTCTTCCGCAATCGCGCGATGATCTGGCTCGGCGAAGTCTCCTTCGCCTTCTACCTCGTCCACTTTGTCGTACTCGCATATGTGCGCAAGTGGCTGGGCCACGAGATGTACTCGGTGCCGCAGACCGTCGGCATCGTCCTCGTGGAATTCACGATCGCCCTGCTGGCGTCGTGGGCGCTGTACGCACTGATCGAGCGCCCCCTCACCCGTAACTGGTCAAAACCCCGGCACCCCAAGGCCGCGGCGAGCTGA
- a CDS encoding SDR family oxidoreductase: MKTIALITGANKGIGFEIARQLGELGITAIVGARDEELGKAAAEKLGQPFVQIDVTDPESIKKAATYIDLAYGKLDILVNNAGITVSHEDGKPSATSLETIRSVYETNVFGVVAVTNAFLPLLRKSPAGRIVNQSSEMGSLTNVLNQDHPIWHVNNLPYNSSKTALNMITVSYAKELWDTPIKVNAVDPGWCRTDITGGEGYKSAEQGAAIAVKLATLDADGPTATFVQDQGELPW, translated from the coding sequence ATGAAGACCATCGCCCTCATTACAGGTGCCAACAAAGGAATCGGATTCGAGATCGCGCGCCAGCTCGGCGAGCTGGGCATCACCGCGATCGTGGGCGCGCGCGACGAGGAGCTCGGCAAAGCCGCCGCCGAGAAGCTCGGCCAGCCCTTCGTGCAGATCGATGTGACCGACCCGGAGAGCATCAAGAAGGCCGCCACCTACATCGACCTCGCCTACGGCAAGCTCGACATCCTGGTGAACAACGCCGGTATCACGGTCTCGCACGAGGACGGCAAGCCGAGCGCCACCTCGCTGGAGACCATCCGCTCGGTCTACGAGACCAATGTGTTCGGTGTCGTGGCGGTGACCAACGCGTTCCTGCCGCTGCTGCGCAAGTCGCCGGCGGGCCGGATCGTCAACCAGTCCAGTGAGATGGGCTCGCTCACCAACGTGCTCAACCAGGACCACCCGATCTGGCACGTCAACAACCTGCCGTACAACTCCTCCAAGACCGCGCTCAACATGATCACGGTGTCCTACGCCAAGGAGCTGTGGGACACCCCGATCAAGGTCAACGCGGTCGACCCGGGCTGGTGCCGTACCGACATCACCGGGGGCGAAGGCTACAAGTCGGCCGAGCAGGGCGCGGCGATCGCCGTGAAGCTCGCCACCCTGGACGCGGACGGCCCCACCGCCACGTTCGTGCAGGACCAGGGCGAACTGCCCTGGTAG
- a CDS encoding carboxymuconolactone decarboxylase family protein, with amino-acid sequence MSTPRMNNPAQVLPDSMAAIGGLIKSIRKSGVDDAVLELIHLRVSQINGCGPCLDASAKAAQKAGVSDERIFSVGAWRETPFYSDAERAALALAEHVTRLADREDAVPDAVWNEAAEHYDEQQLAAVVLQIGVVNLFNRLNASTKQQAGQAW; translated from the coding sequence ATGTCCACTCCCCGTATGAACAACCCCGCGCAGGTGCTGCCCGACTCGATGGCGGCCATCGGCGGCCTCATCAAGTCGATCCGCAAGTCCGGTGTCGACGACGCCGTTCTCGAACTGATCCACCTGCGCGTCAGCCAGATCAACGGCTGCGGCCCGTGCCTGGACGCGTCGGCCAAGGCCGCGCAGAAGGCGGGCGTCTCCGACGAGCGCATCTTCTCGGTGGGCGCCTGGCGCGAGACGCCGTTCTACAGCGACGCCGAGCGCGCGGCGCTGGCGCTCGCCGAGCACGTCACCCGGCTCGCGGACCGCGAGGACGCGGTGCCGGACGCCGTGTGGAACGAGGCCGCCGAGCACTACGACGAGCAGCAGCTGGCCGCCGTGGTCCTCCAGATAGGTGTGGTCAACCTGTTCAACCGCCTCAACGCCTCGACCAAGCAGCAGGCGGGCCAGGCCTGGTGA